A region of the candidate division TA06 bacterium genome:
ATGTGAATATTTTTGTGATATTCTCATATAATTCAAACCTCTCTATTTGATAACTCTAACCATTCTTTGGGAATTTTAGTTATTTTATCGTTACTTGTCGGTACATGTATTGTTTTATTGATAGGCCTCGTTTTCAAGACCCCCTCATATAAGTCTTTAATTCTTTGATTTGCAATTTTGCAGTACTGTTCCTCTTTTTCAATCCCAACAGCATTCCTATTATTTTTTAATGCGGCAATAACTGTTGAACCTACCCCGGAAAATGGATCTAATACCCAACTATGTTCATTTGACAAAGCGAGTACACATCTTTCTACAAGCTCAATTGGGAACTGACAAGGATGAGTTGTTTTTTCAGGATGGTTTGACTTTACATTAGGTATATTCCATAATCCGTCAACCCAATCCTTTTTAACAATTTTCCAAATATCGCTAGGATTTTTACCGAGTGGATTGCCAGAGGGTTGCCCTTTTTTGGGGCCTTTAAAATGCAGCTTTCCGGGATATTTTGCAGGGACACGTACATTATCAAGATTAAAAATATAATTATCAGTTTTGCTAAACCATAAAATAGTTTCATAACGTCCACTAAACCTATTTGATGCATGCAAGCCATGACCAAAATACCATATAATTCTATTGCGTAGTTTTAAACCATGCTTTTTAAATATTTGGTAATAATATATATCTAATGGGTAAACTTCACCTTTGCATACATAATTACCTACTTGCCAACAAATACTCCCTTTACTTGAGAGTGTTCTCACTAATTCGTTTATTATTTCTTCTTGGGTTTCTAAGTATTTTTCAATACTTGTTTTTGTTTCATAAGATTTCCCAATATTATAAGGTGGTGAAGTAATTATCAAATCAAATTTATTATCCTCAATATTTTGTAATGTTACTAAACTGTCGCCCTTTTTAATTTGATACTCAATTTCGGGGCTAACATATTCAATCAAAGGTTCTTTCACTTGTTTGTTGCGCATTTTCACACTAAATCCTTTTTAACTTATAATTTATCAGTGTTTTGTTAGGCATCAACCCCGCAGCACTTTTTGTACTTCTTCCCGCTGCCGCAGGGACAGGGATCGTTGCGCCCCACCTTGGGCCCTTTGCGTACCACCGGCTTCATCTTGAGCCTCTCATTTTCGGATGGCCCCACCGGGCTTCTGGTTTCAGAATTACTCTGCGCCGGAGAAACCTGCCTGGACGAAGGCGCCGCCAGATCCGGTTTAAAGGCCTGCATGGCCACGGACTTCATCTGGGGCGCGTTCATTCCCACTGGATGGGCCTTGAACAACAGTTCTATGGTCTGGCGGTCGATGTCCTGGGAAAGCTCCATAAACATGGAATAGCATTCCCGCTTGTATTCAATCAGAGGGTCCTTCTGGCCGTAGGCCCTTAAGTTTATTCCCTCTTTGAGGGCGTCTAAATTGTTGAGATGCTCCCGCCATTTCTCGTCAATCACCTGCAGCCTCACCAGCCGCTCCAACTGCCGCATCAGCGGCGTTCCCAAAAGCTGTTCCTTGGCCCGGTACTGGCTTTGAACCATGTGCAGCAGATTTTCATGGAGCCGGTCAACACTCATCTTATTTTTTTCGGGCTCGGGGACGGAGACCTCCAGCAAAAAATGCCGCCGGAAATAATCGTTCAAGCCCGGCCAGTCCCAGTTCTCGGGATATTCCTTTTTGTCTACATGCTCCTCCAGCCCGTATTCCACCACCCGCTCCATCAGCTCGGACATCTCGGCGCTGAGGTCGGTCTCCACCAAAGCCTGGTGGCGCATCTGGTAGATGGCCTCGCGCTGTTTGTTCATCACGTCGTCGTATTCCAGCAGGTGCTTGCGGATGTCGAAGTTGTAGCCCTCCACCCTTTTCTGAGCGCTGCCGATCTGCCGGGTCAAAAGCGGATGGGTCAGCGCCTCGCCCTCCTCGGCCCCCATCTTGGCCATCACCCCGGCGATCTTGTCGGAGCCGAACAGCCGCATCAGGTCGTCTTCCAGCGACAGGTAGAACCGGGAGGAGCCGGGATCGCCCTGGCGCCCGGACCTTCCCCGCAACTGGCGGTCGATGCGCCGGGCCTCGTGGCGCTCGGTGCCGATGATATGCAAACCGCAGGGCACATCCTGTTTGCACTTCAGTTCTTCCAGGTGCGGGCACTGGTCGGGATGCTGGTCGCTTTGCACCAGGCGGCAGTGGGCGCTCTTGACCACTTCCTGGCCCAGCTTGATGTCGGTGCCGCGCCCGGCCATGTTGGTGGCTATCACCACGTTGCCCGGCTGCCCGGCCAGCGAGATGATCTCGGCCTCCTTCTGGTGATACTTGGCGTTCAGCACCGAGTGCTGGATGCCCTGGCGGGCCAACATCCGGGATAAAGTTTCGGAGACCTCCACCGAGACCGTGCCCACCAGCACCGGCCTTTTGGCCTGGTGCATCTGCTCGATCTCCTCGATCACCGCGTTGTACTTCTCCCGGCGGGTGCGGTAGATCACGTCGTCGTAGTCGCGGCGGCGGGCCGGGCGGTTGGTGGGGATCACTATCACCTCCAGCTTGTAGATCTGGTAGAACTCCCCGGCCTCGGTCTCGGCGGTGCCGGTCATGCCGGCCAGCTTCTGGTACAGCCTAAAATAGTTCTGGATGGTGATGGTGGCCAGGGTCTGGGTCTCCCGCTCGATGGCCACGCCCTCCTTGGCCTCTAGGGCCTGGTGCAGCCCGTCGGAGAAACGGCGGCCCGGCATCAGCCGGCCGGTGAACTCGTCCACGATCAGCACCTTGCCTTCGGAGACCACGTATTCCACGTCCTTGTCGAACAGGGAATAGGCCCGCAGCAGCTGGGCGATGTTCTGGTTCTTCTCGGAACGCTCCGAGAAAAGCCGGTCTAATTTTTGTTTGGCCTCGGCCTTCTGCTCGGGGTTCAAGGATTCATCCGAGTCTATCCGGTGGATCTCGGTGGTCAGGTCGGGAATGATGAAAATATCCGGGTCTTTTGGGGAAATGGCCTGGCGCCCCTTCTCGGTCAGGTCCACCACGTGGGATTTTTCGTCGATGGCGAAGAACAGCTCCTCGTCGATCTCCGACATCTTCTTGTCGCGCATGTAGTCCGTTTCCACCTGTTGCATCGTCTGCTTGTGGGCCCCATCCTGTAGCAGCTTGGAAAGCTTCTTATGCTTGGGCGCGCCCCGGTTGGCCTGCAGCAGCTTGATCCCGGCCTGGTAATCCTGCCCGTCAGTCAGAAGCTTTTCGGCCTCGGCCACGATCCGGTTGACCAGGTGGGATTGACTCTCCACCAATTTCTCCACCGGGCGCTTCATCTCGTCGTAGCGGTGGGTGGAATGCTCCACCGGCCCGGAGATGATCAGCGGGGTACGGGCCTCGTCGATCAGAATCGAGTCCACCTCGTCGATGATGGCGTAACAGTGCCGGCGCTGGACGCACTGTTCCGGGCTTAAAGCCATGTTGTCCCGCAGGTAGTCGAAGCCGAACTCGTTGTTGGTGCCGTAAACTATGTCGCAATGATAGGCGTCCCGCCGTTCCGGGGTGCCCGGCTCGGTGTCATCCAGACAGCCAACGGTAAGGCCCAGGAAGCGATAGATCTGCCCCATCCACTGGCTGTCGCGGCGGGCCAGGTAATTGTTGACGGTGACTAAGTGCACGCCGTCTCCGGTCAGGGCGTTCAGGTAGACCGGCATGGTGGCCACCAGGGTCTTGCCTTCGCCGGTGGCCATCTCGGCGATCTTGCCCTGGTGCAGGGCGATCCCGCCCAGTATCTGGACATCGAAGGGAACCATCTCCCAGCCCAGCTCCAGCCCGCAGACCTCCCACTTCTTTCCCACGTGCCTGCGACAGGCTTCTTTGACCACGGCAAAAGCCTGCGGCAGCAGCTCTTCCAGGGTATCCTTGTCGTCCTGCCCCTCTTTCCGGGCGTCCTCTATGATCTTTTTGAATTCAGCGGTCTTGGCCTGCAAGTCTGCATCGGAGATATCCAGTAATTCCTTGGCCTCAAGGTTGACCTGTTCCACTATGGGCCAGAGTTTTTTTGCCTCGCGGGTGTTCTTATCGCCAAATATGGTATGGAGTATCTTGTTGATCATTTAAGCCTTTGAATTTATTGCAATATAACAGTTTAATTTATCATAAAAAAAGGAATAATTCAAGAGAAAAAGGAAAAATAAAAGGCCAAAACGTTAAGTTTTGACCTTTTATACAATTAGGTGTAAGACTATCTAAGGGCCACCATCTTCTTTGTGCTGTTAAACTCGCCCGAGGACAGCCTGTAGAAGTAAATGCCTGCCGTTACCTGTCTGCCCGTCTCGTCTTTGTTGTCCCATTTAACGCTATACGGGCCGGGGTTTTGGCTTTTGTTGACCAAGGTTTTGACCGCCTGACCCAGGGTGTTGTAAACCTTCAAACTTACCTGCCCCGGTTTTGCCAATTGATAATTGATCATTGTTGATTGTTGGCAGGGATTGGGGGAGTTCTGCATAAGCGCGTAGCTATAGGTGGCAGTTACAGGCTTTGATTCCGTAGTTTGTGTTCCCCCGCCTTTGCTCTCGTCGCAGTCCTTTTCGTATTCCTCGATTAACAATACGGCGCAAACGGCATACTCGCCTTTTTGCTTGTCTATGGTTATGTCAATCTGGCCGTCGCTGTAAAGATTTGGCACCAACCAGCGTTTGAACTCGGCCTTTTCTTTGGGCTTTAAATTGGCCACATCGAACTGCCGTCCGTCAATTTTCATTTTTTGCTGAATA
Encoded here:
- a CDS encoding site-specific DNA-methyltransferase, yielding MRNKQVKEPLIEYVSPEIEYQIKKGDSLVTLQNIEDNKFDLIITSPPYNIGKSYETKTSIEKYLETQEEIINELVRTLSSKGSICWQVGNYVCKGEVYPLDIYYYQIFKKHGLKLRNRIIWYFGHGLHASNRFSGRYETILWFSKTDNYIFNLDNVRVPAKYPGKLHFKGPKKGQPSGNPLGKNPSDIWKIVKKDWVDGLWNIPNVKSNHPEKTTHPCQFPIELVERCVLALSNEHSWVLDPFSGVGSTVIAALKNNRNAVGIEKEEQYCKIANQRIKDLYEGVLKTRPINKTIHVPTSNDKITKIPKEWLELSNREV
- the secA gene encoding preprotein translocase subunit SecA, which codes for MINKILHTIFGDKNTREAKKLWPIVEQVNLEAKELLDISDADLQAKTAEFKKIIEDARKEGQDDKDTLEELLPQAFAVVKEACRRHVGKKWEVCGLELGWEMVPFDVQILGGIALHQGKIAEMATGEGKTLVATMPVYLNALTGDGVHLVTVNNYLARRDSQWMGQIYRFLGLTVGCLDDTEPGTPERRDAYHCDIVYGTNNEFGFDYLRDNMALSPEQCVQRRHCYAIIDEVDSILIDEARTPLIISGPVEHSTHRYDEMKRPVEKLVESQSHLVNRIVAEAEKLLTDGQDYQAGIKLLQANRGAPKHKKLSKLLQDGAHKQTMQQVETDYMRDKKMSEIDEELFFAIDEKSHVVDLTEKGRQAISPKDPDIFIIPDLTTEIHRIDSDESLNPEQKAEAKQKLDRLFSERSEKNQNIAQLLRAYSLFDKDVEYVVSEGKVLIVDEFTGRLMPGRRFSDGLHQALEAKEGVAIERETQTLATITIQNYFRLYQKLAGMTGTAETEAGEFYQIYKLEVIVIPTNRPARRRDYDDVIYRTRREKYNAVIEEIEQMHQAKRPVLVGTVSVEVSETLSRMLARQGIQHSVLNAKYHQKEAEIISLAGQPGNVVIATNMAGRGTDIKLGQEVVKSAHCRLVQSDQHPDQCPHLEELKCKQDVPCGLHIIGTERHEARRIDRQLRGRSGRQGDPGSSRFYLSLEDDLMRLFGSDKIAGVMAKMGAEEGEALTHPLLTRQIGSAQKRVEGYNFDIRKHLLEYDDVMNKQREAIYQMRHQALVETDLSAEMSELMERVVEYGLEEHVDKKEYPENWDWPGLNDYFRRHFLLEVSVPEPEKNKMSVDRLHENLLHMVQSQYRAKEQLLGTPLMRQLERLVRLQVIDEKWREHLNNLDALKEGINLRAYGQKDPLIEYKRECYSMFMELSQDIDRQTIELLFKAHPVGMNAPQMKSVAMQAFKPDLAAPSSRQVSPAQSNSETRSPVGPSENERLKMKPVVRKGPKVGRNDPCPCGSGKKYKKCCGVDA
- a CDS encoding T9SS type A sorting domain-containing protein encodes the protein FYADLGTEEAMVYTIQKEGTFNYGQTPDLTVDYHPTQLKYSFTGLDPARYYMLKAVYYHESKDRIQQKMKIDGRQFDVANLKPKEKAEFKRWLVPNLYSDGQIDITIDKQKGEYAVCAVLLIEEYEKDCDESKGGGTQTTESKPVTATYSYALMQNSPNPCQQSTMINYQLAKPGQVSLKVYNTLGQAVKTLVNKSQNPGPYSVKWDNKDETGRQVTAGIYFYRLSSGEFNSTKKMVALR